The following DNA comes from Lentibacillus sp. Marseille-P4043.
AATGTTGCCGGTACAGCTTCATCCTTCAATACATCCAGAATATCGTCTGTATAGCCTTGTTCATAACCATTATCGAATGTTAAGTAAACAACCTTATCCCCTGAATAGTCTGCATAGTAGGCACCGTACTTATCAAGCATGTCACGGTACTTTCCAATATCAGGTATTTGATGATCTGAATTTTTCTTATACCCCCAGCCATAGCTACTAGCTTGAACGACAAAACTCATCTGAGAGAAGACAAGCAAAAACAATGCCACGACGGAAACTAAATAATGTATTTTTCGCATAACAACCCACCTGTTTTTTCTTACTTTTTCCTGTTTGCCATGTATTATGCAATACTGATCCGAATCAGGATGGAAATGCAATCACAGGCTGTGGGACAGATGGCAACGAATATCGTACCAAGTTTGCTAACAATAACCGATAAACTAATGACACTTTAACTCTAATAGGAAAAATCCCTGTGAAGGCTTTTTACAGGGATTTTCATACGAGGGCTACTTTAAATTAAACGAGAAGGAAATATAGTCTTGAATTGGTACCCAAGCGCCAATTCCTTGTTTCGTCACGTTTTTTACGACAATTGATTTCTTACTACCTTTCAATTTGATGTACACTTCACCAAACGTTACTTGCCCTTTTTCATTGACTGCTGGTGCATATGCTTTTAATGATCCATATTTTTCGGTCGGTACTGCATACGAATTTTCCTTTTTGGTATTTTTCCCGATAACGGTTTGATAAGACAATGGTAGATCTGTTTTATCTTTTGCCTTTAACAACATCATTTTCTTAATGTCATCTGGCTTGGCAATTTTGTTAGTAAGCGCGCCTTTTACTTCCTTCTTTTGCTCTTGAATATAATTCATCTTCTGATTCGTATCCCCGCCAAGGTTATTCAATTCATTTTCGTTTATTTGTTGATATTCCCAATTGATCGTTGTATCCAATGATTTGTAGTTGACGGGCCAGCGACCTAAATAGATCATTCCACGGTAGCCAATCGCAACGAACGAGGGATCTACTGTCGTTTCGTTTAGCATTTTGATAAGATCGGGATTTTCAATCGGAACCTCCACTTTGTCAATCAATTCCTTAGTCGTTTCACTTGCTTCCACGATTTCCTGGTCTTCCGTTGAATTCGGGAATGTGTTTTCTTTTGAAATATTAAGTACATGGCTCGGTACTTCAAAATCATTTTTTGCCTTTTCCTTTTCTTTCGCAAAACTGTTTAATGGGAAAAGTAAAACGAAAACAAATACAATGAATCCAATCCGATAGATATTTTTTTGTTTCATGTGTCCCATTCCTTTCCATTACCTTACGTGTAACCTTAGTTTTTTCAGACACATGAATATTATACCTGCCATTTATCCGATATTAACGGACGGTAAATCCCTGTTTCACCGACTAAGTTCAATTATCTCCAAGTGCTCTTCCACGTTAATACTGCCTTCAACTGAGCGAATCATGGAACAATTCTTTCTCGATAGCTCTAGATTGCGTTGCATTTTGGCTGGATCTAAATGATTCCCTTTAATCGTGTAATATAAAGAAATGCTTTCGATTCGATTTGCTTCGTCTGGATTTCGTTCTACCTCTGTTCGAATTTGCAGATCCTCATAATCAGTCCGCTGCTTATCTAAAATTTTCCGAAAAACGGACGCACTACATCCAGCGATAGATGCTACCATCAGTTGAAAGGGACGGAATCCATATTCTTCATTTCCCGAAATCGACAGTTCACCATAATCAAATTCAGTCCGCATCCCATTATCTTTCATAAAAAATTCCATTATGAGTCACTTCCTTTTCCTTTTATTTATGCAATAACCTAATTTTCTTCTATCATAACGCATAAATTCATTTTGTTCGTGTCAGATGATTGACCTTTTGTTTAAAAACCATTAAATTGAATTTTGCGAGGATTTTTAAAGAGGAGGATACGGATACGATGGTAACTGCAAAAATCAGGTTTTGGATCCTAATTTCACTTGTAACAATTTCTGGGTTTTCTCAAGGAATGCTATTACCGTTACTCGCAGTCATTTTGGAGCAAAACGGTGTCCCCTCCTCTGTGAACGGATTACATGCAACTGGATTGTATGTCGGTGTATTGCTAGCTTCTCCATTTATGGAAAAACCAATGCGCAAATTCGGTTTTAAACCAATTATTGTTGTAGGCGGACTACTTGTATTTATATCGATGGCATTGTTTCCAGTTTGGCAAGCGCTTTGGTTCTGGTTTATCTTACGCGTCACAATTGGAATTGGCGACAATATGCTGCACTTTGGTACACAGACATGGATCACAACAACTTCAGCAAAAGAAGATAGAGGCAAAAACATCGCACTATATGGATTATTTTTCGGTGTTGGTTTTACGCTCGGACCGTTAATGACCCGCCTTCTTTCTGTTAACGAAACATTGCCATTTTTATTATCGGCGTTATTTAGTGCCGTGGTATGGTCGGGAATGTTTTTTGTCCAAAATAAATGGCCAGTAGAAGAGGCGAATTCATCTCATGCGACAAGTTCTTTTAGTCGCTTTCTGCAAACAGGCAAAATTGCTTGGGTTGCCCTACTTCCTGCATTTGGTTATGGATTTTTAGAAGCCACCTTACATGGAATTTTTCCGATATATGGACTACGGATCGGCCATCATGTCGATATCTTAGCATTGATTATCCCTTGTTTTGCAGCAGGAAGCCTTGTATCTCAGTTGCCTTTAGGGATACTAAGTGACCGAATTGGCAGGCGAAAAGTTCTCTTGTATGTACTGTCGGCTGGGGTTATTTGTTTCTTCTTTGCCGCTATGTTAGAAACTTCATCCATTGCGTTATTTATTCTGTTCGCCCTAGCTGGCATGTTTGTTGGATCGCTTTTCTCTTTAGGTATATCGTATATGACCGATTTATTGCCTGGATCACTTTTACCAGCTGGAAATCTAATGGTCGGCATTGCCTTTAGTATTGGCAGCATTAGTGGGCCATACCTTGGTGGCTTGTTCTTGCAAGTTTTACCTGGAGTGTCATTCTTCTATGTAATTGTCGTGATGCTTTTAATCGTACTAGGGGCTGTATTTGGAAAAAAGGACAAAAAAGTAGGATCTAACCCCGTCAACGAGGCCAGATCCTAAATAAACCGGCTATACCGCTTCTCCATCCGATCTTGCATAAAGGAAATCAACACGCAAATCGGCCAATAGATTAGCGCAACCAAGATGTACATGGTCATCGAATCATACGTTCTTCCAGCCACAATTTGCGCCTTCTGAAACAGTTCTGGCACTGTAATAACTGCTGCCAATGATGTTGCTTTCACAAGGTCCAAATACACATTTGTCAATGGCGGAATGGCAATCCGAATTGCTTGGGGCAAAATCACCTTACGCATTGTCTGCCAGTATCCCATGTTAAGTGCCTTTGCTGATTCCCATTGTCCGTTGCTGACACTATTTAAGGATGAGCGGTTAATTTCAGCAATATATGCAGCACTATTAAGCCCAAACGCCGTTGATGCAGCCAAAAAGGCCGATAGTTCAATCCCAACAACGGGTAAACCTGAATATAGAATGAATAAAAATACTAAAATTGGTGTCCCCCGCATGAAAGAAATATACATTCGTGCTGGCCACCTGAGTATAATCCGGTTAGAACCGCGTGCTAAAGCAAGGAAAAATCCTAGTAACAGCCCTAACGCCATCCCAATGAACGAAACGGACAATGTCGCTGGGATTCCTTCCAGTAAAAACGGAAGGCTTTCCCATGCAAGCTGCCAATCAAATAGCTTCTTAAGCTGAACGACATCTATTTGGAAATCAAACATTCTACTCTATACCTTCAATTTCTATAATTTCCTCATCCGGTTGTTTCGAGACATCCTTTCCACCAAAAAATTCCTTCGATAATTTCGTCAGTGTTCCATCCTCACGCATATCTGTCAATGCTTCATTTACCTTCTTTTTCAATGTATCAGCATCTTTTTCCAGTACAACATTTTGTGTCGTTGGATAGAATTTCAAATCTGGTTGAATCGAGATATTTAAGTCTGGAAACGCCTCCAATGCAAGGCTTTGCAAGTAATAGTCATTAATAATAACGTCTGTGCGCCCGTTATCAACATCCCTTAAATAAACATCATTTGTGACATTTCCATATGTCTTTACTTCTGCACCGAACTTTCGGGCGATATCACTATAAACGGTTGTTGCTGCTCCACCTGCTTTTTTTCCTTTTAGATCTTCTAATGAAGTAAATTCTGATACTTCATCCTTACGCACTATCATCGTGGAATACGAATATTTGTAAGGATCACTAAAGGCAAATTTTTTTTTGTTATTTTCCCTCAAACCTGCCTGGACAACGTCGATTCGTCCGGATTTTAAAGAAGCAAACATCGCATCGAAGCTTAACGTTTCAAACGTTACATCTAAATCTAATCGCTTGGCAATTTCCCGAATTACTTCCACATCATAACCAGTTAATTCATCCGAACCCTCCGGATAATACGAAGCAGGATAAAGTGTTCCAGGAGTTCCAACTACTAATTCTCCAGCATCTTTTATTTCAGTCCATTTTCCATCAGCTTTTTCACGATCCCCTTTTTCCCCTTGTTCACTAGCTTCACCACACGCAACCAAAAGGAATAATAATGTAAGTAATAATGCTCCTACTTTTAACCTCATTGTCATCCATCCTTTTTATGTATTTATTGTTATATAAAAAATTCCATCATGATTGTAACAGTTAATTTCCACTTATTCAATAAATGTACCAACTGTTATTATTTTCACATATAGTCTGTTTTACCTATATTAATACGCTATATGTTCCTACTCTAAAAATTTTATCTTGACTTTATCAAGTAACATGGTAACATTATAACAAATATTAGATTATAATAATTATAAATAATGCTCGTTCAATCATTTATACAACTATTGAATGGGCTGAATGTTAATGATTATTATTCTCAATTAGATAGGAGGCATTGAAAATGATTACCAATTCGAGAACATTAAATCAACCAAAAGGAAGATATGTTGCCGCTTTTCGACCTAACAAGGGCTTTAGCCAAATTGTTGAACATAAAGAATTAATCGCTGCACTATTTAGTGGGCTGCTTATACTTATTGCATGGTGTTTTGGGGATTATCTACCCCATTCGCTCTGGATCGCGCTTCACATTACTGCGTTTGTTGTTGGTGGTTACGCCAAAGCAAAAGAAGGTATCACAGAAACAATTGCCGAAAAACAACTGAATGTAGAAATGCTCATGATTTTTGCTGCCATCGGATCCGTTATCATTGGCTATTGGACGGAGGGGGCCATACTTATATTTATATTTGCATTGTCTGGAGCATTGGAAACATATACAGAGAACAAAAGTAATAAAGAAATTTTATCACTCATGAATTTACAGCCTGAAGAAGCATTGCTGACTATTAACGGGCAAGAAAAAATTGTCCCTGTCTCTGACTTGGTAGTAAATGATACGATACGTGTTAAAGCAGGTGAGCGAATTCCCGCTGATGGTATTATTATCAAGGGGCAATCAGCAATTGATGAAAGTGCGATAACTGGTGAATCGATACCAGTTAACAAGCTGCTCAATCATGATGTTTTTGCCGGAACGGTTGCACTTGATGGATCCATTTCGATTAAAATCACCAAGCAGGCAAATGAGACGTTATTTCAAAAAATTATTCAATTAGTACAATCTGCACAAGCAGAAAAATCTCCATCGCAATTATTTATTGAGAAATTTGAAGGAACATACGTAAAAGTGGTGTTGGCGGTAGTTTTCATCATGATGTTTATACCGACCTTGTTATTCAGCTGGACACTATCTGAAAGTATTTATCGAGCAATGATTCTACTAGTCGTTGCATCACCTTGTGCCCTTGTTGCCTCAATCATGCCAGCAACATTATCAGCCATTTCCAATAGCGCAAAAAATGGTGTCTTATTTAAAGGTGGCGTCCATGTGGAGAATTTAAGCCACATCAGGGCAATTGCTTTTGATAAAACAGGAACATTAACAAACGGAAAACCTGTTGTAACAGATGCATACTTTTGTTCTGACGATGAGAAAGAGCGTATTTTAGCTGTCACAAATGCAATTGAAAATGAATCAACCCATCCGCTCGCTCAAGCGATAACCGCACATTGTCAGGAGCAAATCGATTTGGATACGCAAACGGTCGATGCATTAGAAGTAACAACGATAACCGGGAATGGTGTAACAGGGGTGGTTGATCAGGAAAAATGGAAAATTGGTAAGGCGCAATTTGTTGACGAGGAAGAAGCATTTCATTTTCATAACGGAATTGCAAATAGCTTGGCCAAACAAGGCAAAACAATCGTCTTTGTTAAAAGGAATCATAAACTTGTAGCACTGTTCGCCCTAAAAGACACGATCCGTAATGACACAAAGCAGGCGATAAAAGCACTTCGAAAACAAGGAATCCATACCATTATGCTAACTGGCGATAATGACATTACAGCTAAGGCGATTGCCCAAGAAGCGGGCATCGATGATTATATTGCGGAATGTTTGCCAGAAGAAAAAGTAGATCATGTGAAGGCATTGCGAAAAACATATCAATCTGTGGCAATGGTCGGTGACGGGATTAATGATGCCCCAGCACTCGCAACTGCAAATGTCGGGATAGCGATGGGTGAAGGAACAGATGTCGCTCTAGAAACAGCAGATGTCGTGCTAATGAAGAACGATTTACCTAAAATCACGAACGCAATCACGATCTCTGCACGCATGAATAAAGTCGTCAAACAAAATGTCGTCTTTTCTTTAAGTATTATTTTACTGTTGATCACGTCAAACTTTTTCCAAGTGCTTGACTTACCATTAGGTGTTGTTGGGCATGAAGGCAGTACCATTCTTGTCATATTAAATGGATTACGGTTATTAAAGTAGCTGCCACCGATTGGTGACAGCTACTTTAATAGCTTTTGCTTAATAATGACCGCGTTGATCACACCGCCGATGATGATAATGATTCCTGATATATAAAACCAGATCATGAGGATAATAACAGCCCCTAGGCTTCCGTACATCGCTGAGTAATTACCAATCGTACTGACGTAATACGAAAAAGCCAACGATACTAACTGCCAACAAATGGTCGCAAATATTGCACCCCAAATTGCATGCTTAAAATAAACATGCTTGTTCGGAGCCAACTTGTATAGCAAGGTTAAAACAATGAAAAATATGATCGATGAAATTACCCAACGGATGATGTTCCAAAAATGAATAAAACTTTCGGAATACCCAAAGAAAGAAAATAAGTAGTCCCCAATCATCCTTCCGAAAACAGGTAATACAAATGCTACACAAATAACTAGCACCATTGCGATTGTCAAGACAATAGCGATTAACCGACCAACCACAAATGAACGGTCTTCATCAACATCATAAGCACGATTAAATGCACGCATGATTGCTTTAATACCATTTGATGCCGACCACAATGTCCCGATAATACTAAGCGATAACAAACCACCATTTTGATTATTTACCAACTGACCAATGTTGTCGTTAATTAAGTCCATGGTTTCTTTTGGTGCATATGTTCCAAGAAAGTCAGTAACAACATGCTCATCCAGCGGCAAATAACCAATTAACGTTACCAAAAATAGTAAGAAGGGAAAAAGCGATAACAGAAAAAAATATGCGAGTTGTGCAGCTAAACCAAAGATGTCATCCTCAAAAATGCGATGGAATAACTGTTTAAAAAACGATTTTATTTTTTCCATATGCCTGCTCCCTTCCATTAAATTACATTGTTGTTTCTAGTTTTTTTGGCTCCTCTTTTTTAGTAACTTTATTCATCGTATCTTCTACTTGCTCCAAAGCATTGATTGCGTTATCTGCATTATGATTAAGGCTAGCATTGAATTGATTGCAAGCATCTTTTACATTTCGAATCGCTTCAGATGGATGTTTTACAGCATAATTTGCTGAACTTTTTACAGCGCTTAATTTATTTTTCGTATAGTACCTTGTCTCTTGATCATACATTGCAGCTAATCCACCTGCCATTGCTCCTAATAAAACACCCAAACATAATTTTTGTTTACCCATTACGATCTCTCCTTGTTAAAGTTATGATTTTTTACAAGCCTTAGACCCTTTTGAAACAAGGTCTATGCAACATGGTCCGGTTGAAAATGAGATCGGGAATGCTAGTTTTATTTATACAACCATCAGCAGCTATTCCCGCTCAAATTTTACAATCCTTTCTATTTTGATCATTCATCATTAAATCATTCTTATGTACTTACCAAACCCGTATTCCATCGGATAAAATGTCGTAACAATTGTATCATAATGAAACACACCTACTTTCTAACATATGCTAGTTTCATTATAACGGATTTTCGTTTTAGTTGGAAAAAATTCTATGTTTTCTTCTTTCCGGTAGAATTTATAGTTAAGGTTTTTTCGTAATGTTTGTTGCTTAATAATTGCGTAGTTGTTATAAACTGCGACGTAACCGCTGGGCTCTTTTCTATAAGTACGTTCGTTTCCCGCCGTCCGGGATCGTTCCGGGTGGATGCTTTCCCGTAGCGGTTGTCAAAGCTCCGAACTTGATTCCTAGTTATTGCACATAATCCTTCTATTGTATAACAAACAACAAATGTTTTCGGTGGGGCGAGTAATCGCAGTCCCAATCTTTTAGAAAACAGCCATTGTTAAACAATTTTAAAAAAGCACTTGACTTTTTTGCTCATTTTCGGAATATTTATTATAGGCATATTAATTAAAAAATAGATGAAGGGGGAAAAACATGAATGATATCATCGACAAAATAAGTGGTTTTGTTTGGGGGCCTGTAACATTAGTTTTAATTGTTGGGACAGGCTTGTATCTCACCATTCGCCTTGGGTTCCTGCAATTCCGTACGCTGCCATATGCGTTAAGACTAGCATTCAGCCCGACACGTCAAGACAAAAAATCAAAGGGGGATATCAGTCATTATCAGGCATTAACAACTGCAATGGCTGCAACCATTGGGACAGGTAATATTGTTGGGGTAGCAACAGCAGTCGTCCTTGGTGGTCCTGGAGCCGTGTTTTGGATGTGGATTTCTGCTTTATTCGGTATGGCAACAAAATATTCCGAGGCGCTTCTTGCTGTTAAATACCGGGTTGTCAACAGTAAGGGAGAAATGTCTGGTGGACCGATGTATTATCTGGAACGCGGATTAAAAGCGAAATGGCTAGGTGTGTTATTTGCCATTTTTGGTGCCATTGCAGCTTTCGGTATTGGTAACATGGTCCAATCCAACTCTGTGTCAGATGCATTGGAGCGATCATTTAATGTACCACCTTGGGCAACAGGTATTATCCTTACGATTTTAACTGGTTTGGTAATTTTAGGCGGGATTAAAAGTATTGGACGAGTTACCGCATTCTTCGTTCCGATCATGGCTTTATTATATGTAATCGGCGGCCTTATTATCGTAGCTATGAACATTGATACCGTACCATCTGTTATCGGATTAATTTTTGAAGACGCCTTTACTGGTAGTGCACTTGGTGGTGGTGTGCTCGGAACAGTCATCCGGTATGGGGTTGCCCGTGGGGTGTTCTCTAATGAGGCTGGTCTTGGTTCTGCACCAATTGCAGCAGCTGCGGCCAAAACTGACTATCCAGGCAGACAAGCACTCGTTTCGATGACACAGGTATTGATCGATACGATTATTGTTTGTTCGATCACTGGCATTACCATTGTTATGTCAGGTTTGGCAGGCAGTGGCTTAGAAGGTGGAGATTTAACAGCCGCTTCATTCTCGACATTTTTAGGTGACACTGGTGGCTATATCGTCACAATCGGAATCGTACTTTTTGCCTTCTCGACCCTTGTTGGCTGGTCCTATTATGGTGAAAAGTGTTTTGCATATTTATTTAATGATAAGGCTATCCCTTACTACCGAGTTGTATTCGTTCTAGCCGTTATGTATGGCGCCATAGAAAAGCTTGGTGTTGTTTGGGGAATTGCCGATATTATGAACGCTTTAATGGCCTTTCCGAACCTTATTGGCTTATTAGGCCTGTCGGGTGTCGTTGTATACGAAACAAAGAAATTCCTAAAAGTTGCTAAGGAAGAAAAAGAAGAACGAAAACAAGCTTCCAGAGCATCATAATTTTTCAAAAGGAGCCCAGCATTTTCGGATGATGAAAATGCTGAGCTCCTTTATTTAAAGAAAGTATAAAATTTGGCTCTATTTTACTTGCAGCAGGATGTGCCACGTCTAGCTCCAACTCCCATTTAGTGTTCCAATAAATAACCGGCTGCTTTTAATGCCTCACAAGCTTCATCCAATTGTTCTTGTGTATCAGCCTCGATCGTATGTAAATGAACCCCCTCCGTGAGTCGAGATAATAATTCCGCCTGCTTCGATTTTAATTCATGAAGAAAAGCATCTACATCCCGCCTGTTCTTCAGCATCAAGGAACCAGTGATATCCCCATAGATCGGGTGCTCGACCATGACATTTTTAACTGAAACGCCATGATCAACGAGTGTATACAATTCATCTGCCGTATCCTCCGATCGATGACAAACAGCGATAATCATAGTACATCCCGGATTTTTATTGTTTTCATTGAAGTAAACATAACCACGCGAAGTCGCGATGATTGGTTCACCTTTTGCTTTCAAAAGGGAAACATCCTGTACAATTACTTGTCGACTTACATTTGTCCGTTCCGCTAATATTTTCCCCGATAATGGTTTGCTGCCCTCTTTCAGCCAGGTCAAAATCAATTCCCTTCGTTCTTCTCCAAGCACTTTACTACCTTCCTCTTTCATCCCTTACCCTCCACTCATGCTAATTTGTAAACACAATGTCAAGCCACGTGTCAAGATGTTATCTCTAGTATACCAAACAAGTATGTAGCAAACACACTAAAAAAATGTTGCTTTTTCAATCCGTTTATGTAAATATATGTGTAAAGACATATGTAAAAATAAGCGTGGTTGATAATGGTACAGAAATCTATCAACCTATTTTCCATTATGTTCAATTGTTCACATGAAAGAGAGGGAGAAATAAACATGGGAAACAAAAAATCAACCTTAATTTGGGGAGCAATCATTGCCGTATTAATTGTGCTGGCCTACCTGCTTCCCTACACTGTAATGTCAGATGTCAAAGCCTGGTATGGAAGCTTTTTGATTTGGGGAATAATCGGGATACTTATTATCATCGCTACTATAATCGTCACAAAAGATTGGGGGAAAGAAGATTGAATACAACGATTGTTACTTGGGGTATTGCCATTTATATTATTCTAGCATTAGCGGTCGCTTTTATGTCACGGCGTGGTAAGCAGACGGATATGTCAGGATTTTTCCTCGGTGGACGCAAAATGAATGGCATCCTCTCCGCGTTAAGTTATAGTGCAACAACATACAGTGCGTTTATGCTGGTCGGGTTGGCTGGACTTACGTATCAAGGAGGTGTCGGTGCACTTGGATTTGAAATTGTCTATTTCACTGGAGTTACGCTTGTTGCTTTATTTGGACGGCGCTATTGGCTGGCCGGTAAAAAATTTGGCTATGTAACACCTTCCGAAATGGTTGGTGATCGGTATGAAAGCAAAGCGGCAGCTGCGGCAATTGCTCTTGTCAGTTGCTTGTTTCTTATTCCTTATTGCGCAGTTCAGCTTGCTGGGGTGGGCTATCTCCTGCAAGGTATTACAAACAATGCAATACCGTTCACTACAGGAGTCATTATCGCAACCGTGTTAGCCTTGCTATTTTCCTACACAGCAGGCATTCGTTCTGTTGTATGGACAGACTCCCTGCAAGCGGTCATCATGATCATCACGTCAACCATCGTCGTCCTGCTTTTGATTCACGGATTGGGTGGATTTGGGCAATTTTTTGACACGCTAAAAACAAATCATCCTGAATCCTTATCCGTACCTGGTAATGGCTATTTTGACTTTCTCACATTTCTCGGTTTGACACTGCCCTGGTTTTTCTTCAGTCTGTCAAATCCACAGGTGAGCCAACGGATGTTCATGCCTTCGTCGCTTAAAGGATTACGGCAAATGTTAATCGGCTTCTTATTATTTGGATTCATTTATACATTCGTATCCGTGTTATGGGGCTTTTCTGCATTGCAAATGTTTCCGGATCTTTCAACTGCGGACTTAGCAACACCGAAATTGTTGTCTTCTGATCTGATTCCGCCGATCCTTGGAGTTATCGTGATGGTTGGCATTTTGGCTGCCGCAGTTTCAACAATTGACTCGATTATGCTGACATTGTCATCCATGTTCGCTCGTGATGTCTATGGTAATTTTAAAAAACAGCCAAATGAATACAAACAATTACAAGTCGGAAAAATCGTCATCCCTATCATTGCGGTATTGGCTTTTGCATTCGCCGAATTAAAACTGGATTTAATCGCTGTCTTATCTGTCGCCGCGTCTTCCGGTTTAATTGTGGTAGTTCCATCTTTTTTCGGGACATTCTTTTGGAAACGCGGAACCGCTGCCGGTGTAATTTCCAGTGTATCACTTGGAGCTCTTATTGTGCTTGTTTTAGAATTCACTGGCACCAAACCATTAGGACTAGGCGCTGGCATTTGGGGGCTGCTCATTTCGACGATACTATTCATCAGTGTAAGCCTAATGACAAAAGCCCCAAAACAAAAAGCAACAGCATTTAAAAACCTTTAATTCAAGATGAGAGGGTTACTCGGCGGGACATGGGGACAGGCTTTCTTGTCCCTGTCTCCTCCCCTCTTAAAATATACTTAGGTCCCATTGTTTGGCGATGTGCCGTAGTAAGCGTATACCTGCTACACTGTTCCCTTTATCATCCAATGCAGGGCCATATACTCCAATCCCACATCCATCGATAAACGGTAATTCTTCCTCGCGAACACGAGGTGGAGCCACTGCCATGATCCCACCTGAAACACCACTTTTAGCAGGAATACCAACGTATGTCGCAAATTTTCCTGACGCATCATACATTCCGCACGTCAGCATTAATGCCTTGGCGATGCGAGCAACTTGCCGCGGAATAATTTCCTCTTCTGATTTAGGATC
Coding sequences within:
- a CDS encoding heavy metal translocating P-type ATPase, whose protein sequence is MITNSRTLNQPKGRYVAAFRPNKGFSQIVEHKELIAALFSGLLILIAWCFGDYLPHSLWIALHITAFVVGGYAKAKEGITETIAEKQLNVEMLMIFAAIGSVIIGYWTEGAILIFIFALSGALETYTENKSNKEILSLMNLQPEEALLTINGQEKIVPVSDLVVNDTIRVKAGERIPADGIIIKGQSAIDESAITGESIPVNKLLNHDVFAGTVALDGSISIKITKQANETLFQKIIQLVQSAQAEKSPSQLFIEKFEGTYVKVVLAVVFIMMFIPTLLFSWTLSESIYRAMILLVVASPCALVASIMPATLSAISNSAKNGVLFKGGVHVENLSHIRAIAFDKTGTLTNGKPVVTDAYFCSDDEKERILAVTNAIENESTHPLAQAITAHCQEQIDLDTQTVDALEVTTITGNGVTGVVDQEKWKIGKAQFVDEEEAFHFHNGIANSLAKQGKTIVFVKRNHKLVALFALKDTIRNDTKQAIKALRKQGIHTIMLTGDNDITAKAIAQEAGIDDYIAECLPEEKVDHVKALRKTYQSVAMVGDGINDAPALATANVGIAMGEGTDVALETADVVLMKNDLPKITNAITISARMNKVVKQNVVFSLSIILLLITSNFFQVLDLPLGVVGHEGSTILVILNGLRLLK
- a CDS encoding YfkD famly protein gives rise to the protein MKQKNIYRIGFIVFVFVLLFPLNSFAKEKEKAKNDFEVPSHVLNISKENTFPNSTEDQEIVEASETTKELIDKVEVPIENPDLIKMLNETTVDPSFVAIGYRGMIYLGRWPVNYKSLDTTINWEYQQINENELNNLGGDTNQKMNYIQEQKKEVKGALTNKIAKPDDIKKMMLLKAKDKTDLPLSYQTVIGKNTKKENSYAVPTEKYGSLKAYAPAVNEKGQVTFGEVYIKLKGSKKSIVVKNVTKQGIGAWVPIQDYISFSFNLK
- a CDS encoding OsmC family protein, with product MEFFMKDNGMRTEFDYGELSISGNEEYGFRPFQLMVASIAGCSASVFRKILDKQRTDYEDLQIRTEVERNPDEANRIESISLYYTIKGNHLDPAKMQRNLELSRKNCSMIRSVEGSINVEEHLEIIELSR
- a CDS encoding amino acid ABC transporter permease — translated: MFDFQIDVVQLKKLFDWQLAWESLPFLLEGIPATLSVSFIGMALGLLLGFFLALARGSNRIILRWPARMYISFMRGTPILVFLFILYSGLPVVGIELSAFLAASTAFGLNSAAYIAEINRSSLNSVSNGQWESAKALNMGYWQTMRKVILPQAIRIAIPPLTNVYLDLVKATSLAAVITVPELFQKAQIVAGRTYDSMTMYILVALIYWPICVLISFMQDRMEKRYSRFI
- a CDS encoding transporter substrate-binding domain-containing protein; this encodes MRLKVGALLLTLLFLLVACGEASEQGEKGDREKADGKWTEIKDAGELVVGTPGTLYPASYYPEGSDELTGYDVEVIREIAKRLDLDVTFETLSFDAMFASLKSGRIDVVQAGLRENNKKKFAFSDPYKYSYSTMIVRKDEVSEFTSLEDLKGKKAGGAATTVYSDIARKFGAEVKTYGNVTNDVYLRDVDNGRTDVIINDYYLQSLALEAFPDLNISIQPDLKFYPTTQNVVLEKDADTLKKKVNEALTDMREDGTLTKLSKEFFGGKDVSKQPDEEIIEIEGIE
- a CDS encoding MFS transporter, translated to MVTAKIRFWILISLVTISGFSQGMLLPLLAVILEQNGVPSSVNGLHATGLYVGVLLASPFMEKPMRKFGFKPIIVVGGLLVFISMALFPVWQALWFWFILRVTIGIGDNMLHFGTQTWITTTSAKEDRGKNIALYGLFFGVGFTLGPLMTRLLSVNETLPFLLSALFSAVVWSGMFFVQNKWPVEEANSSHATSSFSRFLQTGKIAWVALLPAFGYGFLEATLHGIFPIYGLRIGHHVDILALIIPCFAAGSLVSQLPLGILSDRIGRRKVLLYVLSAGVICFFFAAMLETSSIALFILFALAGMFVGSLFSLGISYMTDLLPGSLLPAGNLMVGIAFSIGSISGPYLGGLFLQVLPGVSFFYVIVVMLLIVLGAVFGKKDKKVGSNPVNEARS
- a CDS encoding YihY/virulence factor BrkB family protein, producing the protein MEKIKSFFKQLFHRIFEDDIFGLAAQLAYFFLLSLFPFLLFLVTLIGYLPLDEHVVTDFLGTYAPKETMDLINDNIGQLVNNQNGGLLSLSIIGTLWSASNGIKAIMRAFNRAYDVDEDRSFVVGRLIAIVLTIAMVLVICVAFVLPVFGRMIGDYLFSFFGYSESFIHFWNIIRWVISSIIFFIVLTLLYKLAPNKHVYFKHAIWGAIFATICWQLVSLAFSYYVSTIGNYSAMYGSLGAVIILMIWFYISGIIIIIGGVINAVIIKQKLLK